The Obesumbacterium proteus DNA window ATGGCGTCTCGGATAAAAGCGCGAGGATTGAAGGGGCGCGCGCTGGCGCCCCTCATCGGACGCCTTCATTGATGTATCAATGGAGTTCGGTATAAATCGGCGGACGAAACCTTACACCGTATTTGCATGCATGTTTAACGGACGAAATCTTGCACCGTAACCACATACACCTCTGGTGAATAGGCGAGAAAGGAATACCCTGTCATCACTCCTTGCCACCTCTCCCCCCACAGTTTATTCCGAATTTTTGATTCACAAACCAGACGGATCTACCGTAACTCTTATACTTGGTTAATCGTTCTCTAAGAGGAATTCGCTATGTGGAAAAAACAATTTGCCGCCGTTTTTCTGGATATGGATGGCGCTCTTTTGGATTCAGGTAACCATGCTCAGCAGGTGTGGATGCAGTGGGCGCAGCAGCACGGCATTGATGAGGCATTGCTGGGAGAACAGATTCATAGCCAACGCGTGCAGGAAATCGTGCGCCGTTTAGCTCCTCACCTTGATACCCTGCAAGAGGTGAATGCGCTGGAGGCGGCGCTGTTGCAAATGACTCAGCGTCATCAAAGCCAATTGCAGCAAGGCGTTTCTGAGCTGCTACAGGCGCTAGGTGAAACGCCGTGGGGCGTGGTGACACAGTCCCATCGTGCACGTGCAGAAGCACAGTTGCAGCAGGCCGGTATGCAGCGTCCACCGCTGATGGTGGGGGCTGAGCAGGTGTCGAGCGGTCGGCCAGATCCTGAACCGTACCTACTCGCCGCCAGTTTTTACGGCGTAGATCCGCGTGATTGCCTGGTGTTTGAAAGCGATGAGGCTGGAATTAAAGCCGCACAAGCGGCCGGAATGACGGTTATTGCTATCACCAATCGCCATCAACGACATCATTTACAGCGTGCAGATGTGGTTATTAGCGGCTGGCGTAGTATTATTCTGCATCCCCAGCGTCAAGGAATAGTCATAGAGGTAGTTGCATGAATGCATTGCGTATAGGTCTGGTCTCGATTTCCGATCGTGCTTCCAGCGGTGTTTATCAGGATAAAGGTATTCCAGCTTTACAAGAGTGGTTGGAGCAGGCGCTCACCACGGAGTTTACGCTGGAAACGCGGTTAATCCCCGATGAACAAGTCATGATCGAGCAGACTTTGTGCGAGCTGGTTGATGAAATGGGCTGTCACTTAGTGCTGACCACCGGTGGAACTGGCCCTGCTCGCCGCGATGTGACGCCGGATGCAACGTTAGCGGTCGCCGATCGCGAAATGCCGGGGTTTGGCGAACAGATGCGTCAAATCAGTTTGCACTATGTACCGACGGCGATTTTGTCGCGTCAGGTGGGCGTGATCCGCAAGCAGGCGTTGATCATCAATTTGCCGGGGCAGCCTAAGTCGATCAAAGAAACGCTGGAAGGCGTGAAGGATGAAAACGGTAAACCCATTGTGCATGGTATTTTCGCGAGCGTGCCTTATTGCATCCAGCTATTAGACGGTCCGTATGTGGAAACCGATCCGCGTGTAATAGCAGCTTTTCGCCCTAAAAGTGCGCGCCGCGAAACAATCGACTGAAATTGAACTCATTGCGGCATAAGATTCAGTACGACTAGCCAGTCACCCAGTAACGTTATATTAATTATTTTGCATTACAACTTTGTAACACGAAGCCGTGATGCCGGTTTATAACCACACAACATCGCAAAATAATATGAAAAATAACGTACTGGGCTGGATCTTATGGAACAAAATCATAATCGCCGTTTAAATCGGCAGGACTACAAGACTTTGACGTTGGCAGCCTTGGGCGGCGCGTTAGAGTTCTACGACTTCATCATTTTCGTGTTCTTCGCGGCGGTTGTCAGCGATCTCTTCTTCCCAGTCGATATGCCCGAGTGGCTGCGTCAAGTGCAGACCTTCGGGATTTTTGCCGCCGGTTATCTGGCTCGCCCGCTTGGTGGGATCATCATGGCGCACTTTGGTGACAAAGTCGGGCGTAAAAAAATGTTCTCTCTCAGTATCTTGTTGATGGCATTGCCAACGCTGGCGATGGGGATGCTGCCGACTTATCAAAGTATTGGTATTGCCGCACCGCTGTTGCTGTTGCTGATGCGCGTGCTTCAGGGAGCAGCGATTGGTGGTGAAGTGCCGGGCGCTTGGGTATTTGTGGCCGAGCATGTGCCGCGTAAACGCGTTGGATTTGCCTGCGGCACCTTAACCGCCGGATTAACCGCCGGTATTTTGTTGGGATCGCTGGTGGCAACTCTGCTCAATACGGTGATGAGCCAAGACGCTATTCTGGCCGGTGGCTGGCGTATCCCGTTCTTCTTAGGTGGGATCTTTGGCCTGTTTGCGATGTATCTGCGCCGCTGGTTACAAGAAACGCCGATTTTTGTCGAAATGCAGGCGCGTAAAGCGTTGGCCGAAGAGATGCCGTTGAAAACGGTGGTGAAAAATCACCGCACCGAAGTGGCTATTTCAATGCTGCTCACGTGGCTGTTGTCGGCCGGTATTGTGGTGGTGATCCTGATGACGCCAACCTATTTGCAAAAACAATTTGGCATTTCACCGGCGCTGGCGTTGCAGGCTAACTGCTTAGCGACGATTGCATTGACGGTGGGCTGCGTGATTGCAGGGCGTTTAATCGATCGTTTTGGCGCCAGCAAAACCTTTATCGTTGGCAGCTTATTTTTAGCTGTGTGCAGCTGGACGTTTTACCACTCGGTAGCCGCTGGCGTCAGCGCTGAGCACTTATTCCTGGGCTATGCGTTGGCGGGATTCAGTGTGGGTATCGTGGGCGCGGTGCCTTATGTCATGGTCAGAGCGTTTCCTGCCGAGGTGCGTTTTAGCGGAATTTCATTCTCCTATAACGTGGCCTACGCCATCTTCGGGGGATTAACGCCGATTTTTGTTACGCTAATCATGAAAGTGACGCCGATGGCTCCGGCATATTATGTGTTGGCGCTGTCACTGGTTGGATTGTTGCTGGGGCTCTATTTACAGCGTGATTTAAACAGCGAGGCTCATGCCGAAAATAAGCCGTTAGTGCCATCGGGGCACCAAGAACACAGCTAAATCACCATCGTAAACGCTCTGCCACCGTGGCAGGGCGTTTTTGCTTAGGGTGAACATCACGCTTTCAACATTCCTGCTTGCTTAGCCGCCTCATTTTTCCTATGTTATGATTCAAGCGAACTTTCTCTTCTCGGCCCAGTAGGTTTATTGAAATATCATAGACTTCCTGCGATTGGATTTATTACTGACGGAACCAGCCAGAACGTTAATTTATGAGCACATCAGACGATCGTCCTTTTGAAAAACCTGAAGCTATCGGGCATGCAATGCGCCGACGCCCAGTGCCTCGTAAAAAGCTGTCGGATGTGGTGGAAGAAGAGTTGGAGCAAATGATCCGTCGGCGTGAATTTGCCGAAGGTGAGCAGTTGCCTTCAGAGCGTGAACTGATGGCCTTTTTTAATGTGGGTCGTCCTTCCGTGCGAGAGGCGCTAGCTGCGCTAAAGCGCAAAGGGCTGGTGCAAATTAATAACGGCGAACGCGCCCGCGTTTGTCGTCCATCCGCAGATACCATCATTTCTGAACTTTCAGGCATGGCGAAAGACTTTCTCACCAAGCCTGGCGGTATCGCTCATTTTGAGCAGCTGCGTTTGTTCTTTGAGTCCAGCTTAGTGCGCTATGCCGCTGAATTTGCGACCGATGAGCAGATTGCGCGCTTGGGCAAGGCGCTGGAAATGAACAGCCAGTCGCTGGACGATAACGATCTATTTATTCGATCCGATATCGAGTTTCATCGTGAGCTGGCTGAGATCCCCGGCAATCCGATCTTCATGGTTATTCACGTAGCGCTGCTAGATTGGCTGATTGCCGCACGCCCAACGGTGTCGCTGGCTGAACTGCATGCCCACAACAATATTAGCTATCAGCAGCATATCGAAATCTATCAGGCGATCTGCAAGCGAGATCCCGACGCTGCGGATA harbors:
- a CDS encoding HAD family hydrolase; its protein translation is MWKKQFAAVFLDMDGALLDSGNHAQQVWMQWAQQHGIDEALLGEQIHSQRVQEIVRRLAPHLDTLQEVNALEAALLQMTQRHQSQLQQGVSELLQALGETPWGVVTQSHRARAEAQLQQAGMQRPPLMVGAEQVSSGRPDPEPYLLAASFYGVDPRDCLVFESDEAGIKAAQAAGMTVIAITNRHQRHHLQRADVVISGWRSIILHPQRQGIVIEVVA
- the mog gene encoding molybdopterin adenylyltransferase, with translation MNALRIGLVSISDRASSGVYQDKGIPALQEWLEQALTTEFTLETRLIPDEQVMIEQTLCELVDEMGCHLVLTTGGTGPARRDVTPDATLAVADREMPGFGEQMRQISLHYVPTAILSRQVGVIRKQALIINLPGQPKSIKETLEGVKDENGKPIVHGIFASVPYCIQLLDGPYVETDPRVIAAFRPKSARRETID
- a CDS encoding MFS transporter, producing MEQNHNRRLNRQDYKTLTLAALGGALEFYDFIIFVFFAAVVSDLFFPVDMPEWLRQVQTFGIFAAGYLARPLGGIIMAHFGDKVGRKKMFSLSILLMALPTLAMGMLPTYQSIGIAAPLLLLLMRVLQGAAIGGEVPGAWVFVAEHVPRKRVGFACGTLTAGLTAGILLGSLVATLLNTVMSQDAILAGGWRIPFFLGGIFGLFAMYLRRWLQETPIFVEMQARKALAEEMPLKTVVKNHRTEVAISMLLTWLLSAGIVVVILMTPTYLQKQFGISPALALQANCLATIALTVGCVIAGRLIDRFGASKTFIVGSLFLAVCSWTFYHSVAAGVSAEHLFLGYALAGFSVGIVGAVPYVMVRAFPAEVRFSGISFSYNVAYAIFGGLTPIFVTLIMKVTPMAPAYYVLALSLVGLLLGLYLQRDLNSEAHAENKPLVPSGHQEHS
- a CDS encoding transcriptional regulator NanR — translated: MSTSDDRPFEKPEAIGHAMRRRPVPRKKLSDVVEEELEQMIRRREFAEGEQLPSERELMAFFNVGRPSVREALAALKRKGLVQINNGERARVCRPSADTIISELSGMAKDFLTKPGGIAHFEQLRLFFESSLVRYAAEFATDEQIARLGKALEMNSQSLDDNDLFIRSDIEFHRELAEIPGNPIFMVIHVALLDWLIAARPTVSLAELHAHNNISYQQHIEIYQAICKRDPDAADKALKSHLNSVFAAYYPAKK